In Zingiber officinale cultivar Zhangliang chromosome 11B, Zo_v1.1, whole genome shotgun sequence, a single window of DNA contains:
- the LOC122034910 gene encoding uncharacterized protein LOC122034910, which yields MEEKGQMSEVLEALEVLKKASKDIEANPHKGGGGAGGGGDCDSPSMKALLELQTGSDDLLSGDPCLSTLSDLLSRFKSLAASLESSSCEKGKGGIWGSILRRRSGKSDEMSRVAGSIGAEIQSWIDRVNADRLVSALLSANKRDEGELVPLLRALESRVSLGFDHGLQDVLLRYGAFAAVESALTDALAPKLVRERAAAAALALVHFNKAVFVGPVLMGPTVDAIVSMSSTSVAALRALNGLIAAIRSPLVDELHAQGAISRLVGLLGSGEGSGVSVEVRMLALDCVLEIGYFGRKEAIDAMLAEGLIKWLAALQRSDLGGTLIEMDGSEGGVTAGWLWHGRAVEEERRFLEARPFASCVARWAVQVEVGEGLRQRERRDIKRQLVWRVKEAAASEAEAATVLSEVLWGSTI from the exons ATGGAGGAGAAGGGGCAGATGAGTGAGGTGCTCGAGGCGCTCGAGGTGCTCAAGAAGGCTTCCAAGGACATCGAGGCCAATCCTCATAAGGGCGGGGGCGGAGCCGGGGGCGGCGGTGATTGTGATTCGCCTTCCATGAAAGCTCTTCTGGAGCTTCAGACCGGCTCTGACGATCTCCTCTCTGGTGATCCATGTCTCTCCACGCTCTCCGACCTCCTTTCCCGCTTCAAATCGCTCGCTGCTTCCCTCGAGTCTAGCTCGTGCGAGAAAGGTAAGGGCGGGATTTGGGGATCGATTCTCCGACGGAGATCCGGCAAGAGCGACGAAATGTCGAGGGTGGCCGGATCCATCGGCGCCGAAATCCAGTCGTGGATCGACCGGGTCAACGCGGATCGGCTTGTCTCCGCCCTGCTGTCCGCCAACAAGCGAGACGAGGGGGAGCTGGTGCCGCTGCTTCGCGCCCTGGAGTCGCGCGTCTCCCTGGGCTTCGACCACGGCCTGCAAGATGTGCTCCTCCGCTACGGCGCCTTCGCTGCCGTGGAGTCCGCTCTTACGGACGCGCTGGCGCCGAAGCTGGTCCGCGAGCGCGCAGCGGCAGCGGCGCTCGCTCTGGTCCACTTCAACAAGGCCGTCTTTGTGGGTCCTGTTCTGATGGGGCCCACAGTGGATGCGATCGTCTCCATGTCCTCTACCTCCGTCGCCGCGCTGCGCGCTCTGAACGGGCTCATCGCTGCCATACGGAGCCCGCTGGTGGACGAGCTACACGCACAAGGGGCAATTTCGCGGCTGGTCGGCCTCCTCGGCAGCGGGGAGGGCAGCGGGGTCAGCGTGGAGGTGCGAATGCTGGCGCTCGACTGCGTGCTGGAGATCGGTTATTTCGGCCGGAAGGAGGCCATCGACGCGATGCTCGCGGAAGGGCTGATCAAGTGGCTGGCGGCGCTCCAAAGGTCGGACCTTGGAGGTACCCTTATCGAGATGGACGGAAGCGAGGGAGGGGTGACGGCGGGGTGGCTGTGGCACGGACGTGCCGTGGAAGAGGAACGGCGATTCCTGGAGGCGCGGCCTTTCGCGAGCTGTGTGGCGAGGTGGGCGGTGCAGGTGGAGGTCGGCGAGGGGCTGCGGCAGCGAGAGAGGCGGGATATAAAGCGGCAGCTGGTGTGGAGGGTGAAGGAGGCCGCCGCCTCCGAGGCGGAGGCCGCCACCGTGCTTTCGGAGGTGCTGTGGGGGTCTACCATATG A